CGCCGGAGCCGACCTTCTCCTTACGCTCGGCCGAGCGCGCCGCATCGACGCGCTGGCGCTCGGCGTCGTAGATGCGCGAGCGCAGGATGTTCATGGCCGAGGCGCGATTCTTGTGCTGCGAGCGCGAGTCCTGCATCATCACCACGATGCCGGTCGGGATGTGGGTGATGCGGATCGCCGATTCCGTCTTGTTGACGTGCTGGCCGCCCGCGCCCTGCGCGCGCATGGTCTCGATGCGCAGGTCGTCGTTCTTGATGTCGACGTCGACGTCCTCGACCTCCGGTAGCACCGCGACCGTCGCCGCGGAGGTGTGGATGCGCCCCTGCGTTTCGGTATCGGGCACGCGCTGCACGCGATGTACGCCGGATTCGAATTTCAGCTTGGAGAACGCGCCGCGCCCCTGCACCTCCGCGATGATTTCCTTGTAGCCTCCGACGGTGCCTTCGCTCGCCGAGATCACCTCGACCTTCCAGCCCTGCAAGCTGGCGAAACGCTCGTACATGCGGAACAGGTCGCCGGCGAACAGCGAGGCTTCGTCGCCGCCGGTGCCGGCGCGGATTTCCAGCATGACGTTGCGGTCATCCATGGCGTCCTTGGGCAGCAGCGCCACCCGGATCTTCTGGACCAGCTCCTCGATCCTCGGCGCCAGCTCGTCGCGCTCGCTCTCCGCCATGCTGCGCATCTCGGAATCGGTCGCGGGATCGGCAATCAGCGCCTCGGTGTCGGCGAGCTCTTTCACGGCAGAACGATAAGCCTTCACCGCCTCGATCAGCGGCGTGATCTCGGCGAGCTCGCGGGTGATCTGCACATAGCGGTCGGAGGCGAGCTGCCCCAGCGATTCAGCCTCGAGCCAAGCATGATGCGCGAGCAGGACGTCCAGTTTGGCTTCAGGGAGTGACGACATCGGTTCAGTCTCAAAGTGCGGAAAGCGGCGCGGCGGCGGGAAGGGGCGACAGGCCCGCTACAAGGCCAGGCCTTCGGCCTCGGCAAATTCCGTCAGCTTCTGCCGGATCGAGACGCTGCCGGAGGGCGCATCCAGCAGCGGGTCGAGCATCGCTTCGGCCTTTTTGGCGTCGAGGTCGATCACCATCGCCTTGACCGGGCCGAGTGCGGTTGCCGACAGCGACAGCGAGCGATAGCCCATCGCGATCAGCGCCAATGCGCCGATCGGCTTGGAGGCCATCTCGCCGCACAGCGACAGCGACTTCTTCGCCGCGTTCGATTTGCGCGCGATCTCGCGCAAGACGCGCAGGATCGGCGCCGACATGGTGTCGAAGCGCTCGGACACCTTGGCATTGCCGCGATCGACCGCGAACAGGAACTGGAACAGGTCGTTGGAGCCGACCGAGATGAAGTCCACCTTCTTCAGCAGCTCGTCGAGCTGGTAGAGCAGCGCCGGCACCTCGACCATGGTGCCGATGTCGATTCTTTCAGGCAGCGTGTGGCCGTGCTGGCGCAGATAGGTCAGCTCGCGCTCGACCAGCGCCTTTGCGGAGTCGAATTCGGCGACCTCAGAGATCATCGGGAACATGATGCGCAGCGCGCGGCCGCCGCCGGCGCGCAGCAGCGCGCGGATCTGGCCGCGGAGCAGGCCGGGACGATCGAGCCCAAGCCGAATCGCGCGCCAGCCGAGCGCGGGATTTTCCTCGATCACGGCTTCCATATAGGGCAGCGCCTTGTCGCCGCCGATGTCGAGGGTGCGGAAGGTGACGGGCTTGGTGCCGGCCGCATCCAGCACGGTACGATACAGCGCGAGCTGGTCGCTGGTGCGCGGCAGGCTCTGCCCGACCATGAATTGCAGCTCGGTGCGGAACAGGCCGATGCCGGCGCTGCCGGTATCCTCGATATGCGGCAGGTCGATCGCAAGACCTGCATTGATCATCAGCTCGACCGTCTGGCCGTCCCTGGTGACGCAGGGGCGGTCGCGCAGCGCCAGGTACTGCGCCTGGCGGCGGGCGCGGAAGCGCACGCGCTCGGCAAAGGCGGCCTCGATCTCCTGCGACGGGCGCACATAGATCGACCCCGAGGTGCCGTCGACGATGATGGCATCGCCGGGATCGGCGATACCCGGTGCGTTCGGCACCTCGCCAACCGCGGGAATGCCGAGCGCGCGCGCCACGATCGAGACGTGGGAATTGGCGGTGCCTTCCTCCAGCACGATGCCGCGCAGGCGCTTGCGATCGTAGTCGAGCAGCGCCGCCGGTCCCATTGCGCGCGCGATGACGATGGCATTGTCGGGCAATTGCTCGCGCGAGGGCGCGTGGTCCTGGCCGACCAGCTGCCGCATCAGGCGGTAGCCGAGATCCTCGAGATCATGCAGCCGGTCGCGTAAGTAAGGATCGGTCGAGCGCAGCATGCGCGCGCGGGTGTCGGACTGCACGCGCTCGACGGCAGCTTCCGCGGTGAGGCCGGTGGCGACCGCCTCGTGCAGCTTGTGCGACCAGCCCTGGTCGTTGGCGAACATGCGGTAGGCTTCCAGCACCTCGCGATGCTCGCCGCCCTCGGCGACGTCGCCGCGCTCCAGCATGCGGTCGAGATCGGCGCGCAGCTTGGCGAGCGCGGTGTCGAGCCGCTTGATCTCCTTCGGCAGGTCCTCGGCGATGTAGTCCTTGATGACGACGCGCGGCTCGTGCAGCACGACATGGCCGAGCGCGATGCCTTCCGACAGGATGGCGCCGACCTTCTGCGCGGAATGGCGTGCGGCAGGCTCCATGCCCGGCGGGGCGAGGGCGGACAGCTCGCCGGAGGCGATCAGCTCCGCCAGCACCATCGCGGTGGTCTGAAGCGCCTCGAGCTCCTCCTCGACATAGTTGCGCTTGGCACGGTTCTGCACGACCAGCACGCCGAGCGTGTTGCCGGCTCGCAGGATCGGCACGCCGAGGAACGAGTGATAGATTTCTTCGCCGGTCTCGGGGCGGAACGAGAAGGCCGGGTGGCTCTGCGCATCGCTCAGGTTGAGCGGCGTCGCCTCGCTGGCGACGAGGCCGACCAGGCCCTCATGGGCGCTGAGCACGGTGTGGTGCACCGCCTCGCGGTTGAGGCCTTCGGTGGCGTAGAGCTCGAGCGTGTTGTCGATGCGCAGCACATAGACCGAGCACACCTCGGCCACCATGTTGGCGGCGATCAGCACCACGATCTTGTCCAGCCGC
This is a stretch of genomic DNA from Bradyrhizobium sp. CB2312. It encodes these proteins:
- the ptsP gene encoding phosphoenolpyruvate--protein phosphotransferase, translated to MRSASGGPRVLLRRLRETMAEQVSAQERLDKIVVLIAANMVAEVCSVYVLRIDNTLELYATEGLNREAVHHTVLSAHEGLVGLVASEATPLNLSDAQSHPAFSFRPETGEEIYHSFLGVPILRAGNTLGVLVVQNRAKRNYVEEELEALQTTAMVLAELIASGELSALAPPGMEPAARHSAQKVGAILSEGIALGHVVLHEPRVVIKDYIAEDLPKEIKRLDTALAKLRADLDRMLERGDVAEGGEHREVLEAYRMFANDQGWSHKLHEAVATGLTAEAAVERVQSDTRARMLRSTDPYLRDRLHDLEDLGYRLMRQLVGQDHAPSREQLPDNAIVIARAMGPAALLDYDRKRLRGIVLEEGTANSHVSIVARALGIPAVGEVPNAPGIADPGDAIIVDGTSGSIYVRPSQEIEAAFAERVRFRARRQAQYLALRDRPCVTRDGQTVELMINAGLAIDLPHIEDTGSAGIGLFRTELQFMVGQSLPRTSDQLALYRTVLDAAGTKPVTFRTLDIGGDKALPYMEAVIEENPALGWRAIRLGLDRPGLLRGQIRALLRAGGGRALRIMFPMISEVAEFDSAKALVERELTYLRQHGHTLPERIDIGTMVEVPALLYQLDELLKKVDFISVGSNDLFQFLFAVDRGNAKVSERFDTMSAPILRVLREIARKSNAAKKSLSLCGEMASKPIGALALIAMGYRSLSLSATALGPVKAMVIDLDAKKAEAMLDPLLDAPSGSVSIRQKLTEFAEAEGLAL
- the prfA gene encoding peptide chain release factor 1, coding for MSSLPEAKLDVLLAHHAWLEAESLGQLASDRYVQITRELAEITPLIEAVKAYRSAVKELADTEALIADPATDSEMRSMAESERDELAPRIEELVQKIRVALLPKDAMDDRNVMLEIRAGTGGDEASLFAGDLFRMYERFASLQGWKVEVISASEGTVGGYKEIIAEVQGRGAFSKLKFESGVHRVQRVPDTETQGRIHTSAATVAVLPEVEDVDVDIKNDDLRIETMRAQGAGGQHVNKTESAIRITHIPTGIVVMMQDSRSQHKNRASAMNILRSRIYDAERQRVDAARSAERKEKVGSGDRSERIRTYNFPQGRVTDHRINLTLYKLPQVIAGEALGELIDALTTEHQAAQLAAQGAAA